A stretch of DNA from Flavobacteriaceae bacterium MAR_2009_75:
TATTAAGCCCTTAGACATTGTTACACGAAAATCGTTAGAAAATGCTATTCGCTTGGTAACGATTATGGGAGGTTCGACCAATGCTGTACTCCATTTCTTGGCCATAGCAAGGGCTGCTGAAATTGAATTTACCCTGCAGGATTTTCAACACATTAGCGATACAACACCTTTTATAGCAGATTTGAAGCCTAGTGGTAAGTATTTGATGGAAGACGTTCATCGTGTTGGTGGAATACCTGCCGTATTGAAATACTTATTGAAAAACGGGCTTTTACATGGTGATTGTTTGACCGTAACGGGAAAAACCTTGGCTGAAAACCTTCAGGATGTGCCTGATTTGGAAGAAGGTCAAGATGTTATTATGCCTTTAGATAAGCCCATAAAAGCAACAGGTCATTTACGAATGTTGTACGGAAATTTGGCGGAAAATGGTTCTGTGGCGAAGATTACTGGCAAAGAAGGATTGTTGTTTAAAGGAACAGCAAAAGTCTTTAATGGGGAGTATGCTGCCAACGACGGTATTCGAACTGGATTGGTTAAAAAAGGTGATGTTGTGGTCATTCGTTATGAAGGGCCAAAAGGAGGGCCCGGAATGCCTGAAATGCTAAAACCGACTGCAGCAATAATGGGTGCAGGTCTTGGTAAAGAGGTTGCTTTGATTACCGACGGGCGTTTCTCGGGTGGTACCCATGGTTTTGTGGTGGGCCATATTTCCCCAGAAGCTCAAGAAGGAGGAGTCATTGGTCTTGTGAAAGATGGAGACATAATTACAATAGATGCAGAAACCAACTCCATTAATGTTGAGGTTTCGGCTGAAGAATTGGCGATACGTAAAGAATCTTGGGTTCAGCCCGA
This window harbors:
- a CDS encoding dihydroxy-acid dehydratase gives rise to the protein MELNKYSKNVTQDPTQPAAQAMLYAIGFKDEDFNKPLIGIASTGYEGNPCNMHLNDLAKLVKEGVNSKETVGLIFNTIGVSDGISMGTPGMRFSLPSRDIIADSMETVVHGMSYDGLVTVVGCDKNMPGALMAMLRLNRPSILVYGGTIASGCHNSKKLDIVSAFEAWGEKVAGTMEEPEYKSIIKKSIPGAGACGGMYTANTMASAIEALGMSLPYNSSNPAISDNKEEECIAAGKQMRILIEKDIKPLDIVTRKSLENAIRLVTIMGGSTNAVLHFLAIARAAEIEFTLQDFQHISDTTPFIADLKPSGKYLMEDVHRVGGIPAVLKYLLKNGLLHGDCLTVTGKTLAENLQDVPDLEEGQDVIMPLDKPIKATGHLRMLYGNLAENGSVAKITGKEGLLFKGTAKVFNGEYAANDGIRTGLVKKGDVVVIRYEGPKGGPGMPEMLKPTAAIMGAGLGKEVALITDGRFSGGTHGFVVGHISPEAQEGGVIGLVKDGDIITIDAETNSINVEVSAEELAIRKESWVQPELKFKKGVLYKYARSVSSASQGCVTDEF